One window of the Saccopteryx bilineata isolate mSacBil1 chromosome 2, mSacBil1_pri_phased_curated, whole genome shotgun sequence genome contains the following:
- the WNT16 gene encoding protein Wnt-16: MNRAALLGLSRLCALWAALLVLFPCGAQGNWMWLGIASFGVPEKLGCANLPLNSRQKELCKRKPYLLPSIREGARLGIQECRSQFRHERWNCQVAAVASPSASPLFGYELSSGTKETAFIYAVMAAGLVHSVTRSCSAGNMTECSCDTTLQSGGSASEGWHWGGCSDDVQYGMWFSRNFLDFPIRNTTGEESTVLSAVNLHNNEAGRQAVAKLMSVDCRCHGVSGSCAVKTCWKTMSSFEKIGHWLKDKYENSIQVSDKGKRKMRRRDKDQRKVPIHKEDLLYVNKSPNYCVEDKKLGIPGTQGRECNRTSEGADGCNLLCCGRGYNTHVVRHVERCECKFIWCCYVRCRRCESMTDVHTCK; the protein is encoded by the exons ATGAACAGAGCGGCGCTCCTGGGACTGTCCCGCCTGTGCGCGCTGTGGGCAGCCCTGCTGGTGCTGTTCCCCTGCGGAGCGCAAGGAAACTGGAT GTGGTTGGGCATCGCCTCCTTTGGGGTTCCCGAGAAACTGGGCTGCGCCAACTTGCCGCTGAACAGCCGCCAGAAGGAGCTGTGCAAGAGGAAACCCTACCTGCTGCCCAGCATCCGCGAGGGCGCGCGGCTGGGCATTCAGGAGTGCAGAAGCCAGTTCCGGCACGAGAGATGGAACTGCCAGGTCGCTGCCGTCGCCTCGCCGAGCGCCAGCCCCCTCTTTGGCTACGAGCTGAGCAGCG GCACGAAGGAAACAGCGTTTATTTATGCCGTCATGGCTGCGGGCCTGGTGCATTCTGTGACCAGGTCATGCAGCGCAGGCAACATGACCGAGTGTTCCTGTGACACCACCTTGCAGAGTGGTGGCTCAGCGAGTGAAGGCTGGCACTGGGGGGGCTGTTCCGATGATGTCCAGTACGGCATGTGGTTCAGCAGGAACTTCCTAGATTTCCCCATCAGAAACACCACGGGAGAAGAAAGCACAGTGCTGTCGGCAGTGAACCTTCATAACAATGAAGCTGGAAGGCAG GCTGTCGCCAAGTTGATGTCAGTGGACTGCCGCTGTCACGGAGTTTCCGGCTCCTGTGCTGTGAAAACATGCTGGAAAACCATGTCTTCTTTCGAAAAGATTGGCCATTGGTTGAAGGATAAATATGAAAACAGTATTCAAGTTTCagacaaaggaaagagaaaaatgcgCAGGAGAGACAAAGACCAGAGGAAAGTTCCGATCCACAAGGAGGATCTGCTCTACGTCAATAAGTCTCCCAATTACTGTGTAGAGGACAAGAAATTAGGGATCCCAGGGACGCAAGGCAGAGAATGCAACCGCACGTCGGAGGGTGCTGATGGCTGCAACCTCCTCTGCTGCGGCAGAGGCTACAACACCCACGTGGTCAGACATGTGGAAAGGTGTGAGTGCAAGTTTATCTGGTGCTGCTATGTACGCTGCAGGAGGTGCGAAAGCATGACTGATGTCCACACTTGCAAGTGA